A genomic window from bacterium includes:
- a CDS encoding GlsB/YeaQ/YmgE family stress response membrane protein — protein sequence MWIDFSLWHLLWFVILGGFVGWLAGLAFRGRGFGCLGNVAVGVIGAVVGGLFFRLVGWQFGGWLGSLFTAFVGAVLFLVVIGLFKKR from the coding sequence ATGTGGATCGATTTCAGCCTTTGGCACCTCTTGTGGTTCGTCATCCTGGGCGGCTTCGTCGGCTGGCTGGCGGGGCTGGCGTTCCGCGGCCGCGGCTTCGGCTGCCTGGGCAACGTCGCGGTGGGCGTCATCGGCGCCGTGGTGGGCGGCCTCTTCTTCCGGCTGGTGGGCTGGCAGTTCGGCGGTTGGCTGGGCAGCCTATTCACGGCCTTCGTCGGCGCGGTGCTGTTCCTGGTAGTTATCGGTTTATTTAAGAAGCGGTGA